Sequence from the Xiphophorus couchianus chromosome 23, X_couchianus-1.0, whole genome shotgun sequence genome:
TTGCAGGCACTGATGATCCAATCAACCAATGGCTTTAACAGATGAaaccaaacaagcaaaaatgctgctgtttgATTCCTGGAGTTACCAGAAACCCTCATTTGACTGGAAAAGACCTTCAGTTTGTACAGCAAGGTACATACTAAATGCTGAAGGGTTGTACACTTGAACTCAAAGACGTACAATACGTCACTACTGACCCAAAAGTCCAGGAGCCATCAGGCCCTCTATGCTTAAAACAGTATACAGTAAATAACACAAAGAGGTTTTGGGATTCTGACATATTCAAAACTGGAATGTGTCAGACTTTTAAATAAGCAGCATGTCTGCAGGAAGAAGAATGAAGCATACACTGAAAAGAACACCTGGTGTTAGGGACAACAAAGTGTGTTGTGTGTAGTTGGACAGATGAATTCATGGAAATCCTGGGAAAAACGGGAACACAGTCTGTAGGGAAATCAACCCGACATCACCGAATCCCGGGTCTATCCAAAAGTCTACCAAGAACAGGTTTTAGACACATACTGGAATATAGTAAAGTGAAAATCAGTTGATTGATGAACTTTATTGAAGGGCTAAATTAAAGGAATGCTGCCAGCCAGTGCCTGGCTACTTATCATGTCTGCAGGACATTATAAATCCAAAGAGTTGTGAGATAATTAGTAAAGACGCATGTTGGGTTGTTTTGACTAATTGTGAAAAGCAGTTGTACAGTAACACTGGTTGCTATTTGTTTATTGCAAATAGCTGAAATTGTGGGAGCtgaataattttagaaaattattcaactctgtagttttttctttgtgtttaactTCCAGAAGTAAATGATATACTGTTTTTATTCCTATGTTTTATAGATTGggttataataaaaaaatgttttgatgttaagcttctaaaaatactaaaaccTCAAGAATAAACAGTCGACAAATTTCATTCATtcaacaaatgaacaaaaccagGAGAGCTTACTGTGAAATTTGAAGTACGCCCTCTCCCAGGGTAACTTCATTAGTTAAGATTACCTTGAACTCATCTGTATAACATAACGTCAAATCTTGCCAacagaaaaaagatttgatAAAACTGGGTTATGAAACAGGACTATAATCCTATCTACATGAGTAATGATCTTCACCCATCACCATTTTCTGTTAATGACCAATTTATTGGATTCAGGTGCATCcaagcagggaaacatctgaCATCAGCACAGATTAGAGCCTGCTGAACCATGGAgtgcactttatttttatttgggcttaattttagtttaataaagaCAACGTGGAAGCtgttaagcatttttaaacatttgaagttAGATTTTGATTATTTCCGACGCTTCtaaagacaatattttattacatttttaactgtTAAACGTTAGTTATATTACTTTAACTTACAAAATTGTTGTAACAAAACCACGTAAGAGATGATCTGACATTTCGGTACACATGCGATGCATTGATATTGTCATACTGTGCATGTTGCGATGCACCTCTAGATAACTTAGACAAACTGCTTTTTCTAAAaccatcaaaatcaaaatgaaagtgCAATAGCCAAATCCACATAATccagtttgtttaatttttttttataatcaagATTTGAtcttttagattatttttttagaagttGAACATAAGCAGAATGCAATGTTTCCAGACAACacagattcagaaaaaaaaaaactttttatagtGAAATGCAGAGATTACTGTTGTGAACGAAATTAGCTAATTTGTTGTAAAGTCCAGAAAAGTGAATCAATTGggaagtgagagaaaaaaatccaagagggcttgaaaacaaatatcaaccatcaggcaaaaaataaaattgatgttTGTAAGTATAAGGATAAAAGCTGTCAAATACTGTACAGGGCTTCTTAAGCATTTAGGATTCAACTGTGCTGAAGTCTTTGCAGAACAGTTGGAATAATCAACAGGGATTAGAATAAGGTCACTGTCCAAGGAAGGAAGCCATGGGGTCATCTGGCCGGCTGCGTTTCATGCGGAAcgcctccatctcctcctcagTCGGCGCCTTTACTTCCTGCAGGCTGTAGTAGGGCCTCTTCCTCTCATCCATCTGCATCAACACGTCAATGTGCTTCACTCGCTTGTCCTCTGCTTCCAGGGCCTGGGGGATATTTGAGGAGCTGAGCTTAGTCACAGATAAAAAGGCCAAACCACAAACACCAAAAACCTTTCACCAACATTTACCTTCTTcagcttctccttcttcttttcttcatcCTCTGAGTCGCTGCTGTCTGAGCTGTGcttcttgttctttttattcttctttttcttcttcaacttCTCTTGATGAATCTGGcgataaataaataagtttggCATTAGAAGGAAAAGTCCAGCACAACACAGAATGATCTACCCGAGATCAGATAAGTGACTACATGTATGTCATCACCAATGCTAAATCTTAAATCTGTTTAGGTCCTTACTTCCAGTAAAGACTTTGGCTCTTCTTCTTGGGGCTCCTGCATTCCATCTTCAAATGGAACACAGTCAGAAGTACCTTGctgtttaaaaacataacaaaaacattgtatAAGATTTATCAGTAACAGGCTTTACAcacaatatatatttacacaaaagACAAGTACATGTATTGGTGAATTACTGAAATGAAACAAGTTTTTTGCACCATTAGTTACCGTTTGAATTCCTGTTTGTCCCGTGCAATAACTCTGTTTGACCAGTGAGTGGCAACACTTGTATCCCCAGCAGCCCTCCTTCCAGTAGGAGCCCCATATACACTatacaaaaaataatgcaaacaaatgttgaaaaacaatgtaataaaaacaaaaaacaaaagcagcacaactTTAAAAGCAGTCATTTCTCCATCGTCCTCACGGTGTGGTTGTTGATGAGGACGTCCTCCTCGTATTTGGAGCGGGCGACGGCCTTCTCTAGTCCCTTCAGCACAGCACCGTGGCGAGAGTACTCCACGTAGTCCTCAGTCTGCGCCAAGAGCAGCTCCCGCGGCGGTGCGTCCAAGTGCTCCTGACCTCCATACTGATGAGGCAACGAAAAAGCAGGAgtgacaaaattttaatttatacattttaaattaaatccatgaataaattaaatactatttcaagttttttattttatttgctttgaaaATCTGTGGCACTAGTGGTATTTTTTAGTCAGCAGCTTCATAAGAAGAAGAACAGAAGACATGCACTGAGACATACAATGAGGACTGTAGCCTCATTCATAAATGGTGTGCCTGCTAAACCACACAGGCCTTTAAAGTGAACTTCAGCTGCTGTTCCATTTgtacacaaaaactgaaatttaaaaacattctgataACTAAGCGTACCTTCTCCAGGATGCCCTCTCTCTGTTCCTCTTTAAAGTCCTCCTTTTTGACCTTGAAGGAGCGATGGAGCAGCTCGAGCTTGGTGGGGTCAGCCTGAAGATGCACCTCGGAGCCTCTTTCGTATGCCTCCCAAGCAAACACTGTCACAACAGAGCAGCAATCCTTACAGGaatcagaaaacatgaagcatGTTTCCTCAAAGTGACTGGAAACTCTCCAGCTGTGATTCATACACAGCCTTCATCTGAAGCCGGCCTTGTAAATTGAGGAATAGTTTGGTCATCGTGAGATGTGAAAGGTTTACTAAATGTGAGCTGGCTCTCTTCTTTATAAGTTATTAACTTAACTTCTTCAGTGGGTACCTCCAATTCCCACTGAGGTGATTAGTAATATTTAAAGTAGCAGGCGCCGTTTTACGGCCATCTAGTTTAAAAGGGGCTCAGAGTGAAAACTTACGCTGTGTTTGAGCCATGGAGATTGTGTCTCCAGAGTAGCGCGCAAAGTTGTCTCCAGCATAGCCCACCCTGTAGGACAGAGCAGTTTGAAATTGTTTTAGCATAAGCTTGTGAAAGGTATTCAGAAAATAGAAACTAACACTTACTCATCAGGATTCATGCCAGTGTTGGAGTACGGATTCTCTCTCATAGCTCGAGTCTTTGGATCGTAATATGCTGAATTTGGGTCCAGATTTCTCAAGTACTGCGAGACAGAAAAGCAAAGTTCAGCTGATCAAAATTCTGAGTTTGTCACAGACCTGAATCTGTAGTTTTATTAGCCCATTTCTTCAACAGTGGGCATTAGAAGCAAACAGATGTCTCATCTCAAGTCTTCATCTCATCAGTTAATTGGCTATCACTATTAGCTCCTCTGGCTCTTACTTTAGCCGTGTCCTCTCGGATGCGCAGGTTCCTCACTGTGATGCGTCTCTTTGAGTCAAAGTTCTGACCAGGCATGTCGATGTCGTCTGCATATTTGTCCTCATCCTCGTCTTCGCTGTCATATTCCCGCTCCTATGCAGGGAACATGATTTGAAAAGCTTCatgattaacaaaaaaagaaaaaaaaattgtctgtgAACCGACAAATCACTTACGGTTTGGTCTAATTTTCCAGAAGCCAACTCATCCTGAAGTTTTTGAGCTTTCAACGTCCGCTTTgcctaacaaaacaaaaaaaataaatgaacaaacaaaaaaaaaacaatcgtGAATACCACAGAGGGGGGAAACACTGATTTGCTGTTGGATACAACAGCAAACttataa
This genomic interval carries:
- the slu7 gene encoding pre-mRNA-splicing factor SLU7, encoding MTEQTSASSEGIVGLDEPKKMTREDWRKKKELEEQRKLGNAPAEVDEEGKDINPHIPQYISSVPWYIDPSKRPTLKHQRPQDENQKQFSTIGEWYKRGVQENAITTKYRKGACENCGAMTHKKKDCMERPRKVGAKYTGTGIAPDEHSQVQLDMDYDGKRDRWNGYDPEEHQRIVEEYAKVDLAKRTLKAQKLQDELASGKLDQTEREYDSEDEDEDKYADDIDMPGQNFDSKRRITVRNLRIREDTAKYLRNLDPNSAYYDPKTRAMRENPYSNTGMNPDEVGYAGDNFARYSGDTISMAQTQLFAWEAYERGSEVHLQADPTKLELLHRSFKVKKEDFKEEQREGILEKYGGQEHLDAPPRELLLAQTEDYVEYSRHGAVLKGLEKAVARSKYEEDVLINNHTCIWGSYWKEGCWGYKCCHSLVKQSYCTGQTGIQTQGTSDCVPFEDGMQEPQEEEPKSLLEIHQEKLKKKKKNKKNKKHSSDSSDSEDEEKKKEKLKKALEAEDKRVKHIDVLMQMDERKRPYYSLQEVKAPTEEEMEAFRMKRSRPDDPMASFLGQ